One part of the Chryseobacterium mulctrae genome encodes these proteins:
- a CDS encoding lmo0937 family membrane protein produces MRSILWLIAVICIAVWLLGMLGVIPGMDTGSLIHILLVIAIVVVLINVISGRKPLN; encoded by the coding sequence ATGAGAAGTATATTATGGCTTATTGCAGTAATCTGCATCGCAGTCTGGCTTTTAGGAATGCTGGGCGTAATTCCAGGAATGGATACCGGAAGTTTAATTCACATTCTTTTAGTTATTGCAATTGTTGTTGTATTAATTAATGTTATATCAGGACGAAAGCCACTCAATTAA
- a CDS encoding sensor histidine kinase: MKIKTKLNAGVGLLFFMIIVLSTLGGWFIYQLKKDTQNILTDNYNTLQYSRNMLLSLEEIGKEPFAIAEFQKNLDLQRQNITEAGEKEATKNILAHFSDLKNDKENLSLHSAIRKDIAELMQLNMNAIQIKSGIANTTAQNAIAVISIAGTLCFLIAFILMVNLPANISNPIRELTSSIHQIANQNYRERVQFESNSEFGELARSFNTMAEKLQEYSESRIDKILKGKKRIETLIDNMHDAVIGIDENRKVLFVNDEALKISGLKKENFVGRLIQDVAVSNDLVRDLINEIINPDAEKNPAELLKIFVEGKENYFEKEILDINVIPTGENDSRFIGQVIMLRNITPFKELDLAKTRFIGTVSHEFKTPISSIQMGLQLLENEKIGSLNEEQQKLIKGIDEDTLRLLKITGELLNVAQLETGVSQLNIRPFKINEMLEEVIKTNRSAADKRQISMITDIDSDLDIINADQEKTLWVLNNIVSNAIRYSYEQSTVTIKVEKIYSDHVKFSVEDQGLGIDEQYLKHIFTRYFRVPGTKAEGTGLGLSISKEFIEAQRGSIAVESEVGKGSVFSFILKN; encoded by the coding sequence ATGAAAATAAAAACAAAGCTTAATGCAGGCGTTGGTCTCCTGTTTTTTATGATAATTGTACTTTCCACTTTGGGTGGATGGTTTATTTATCAGCTTAAAAAAGACACGCAGAATATTCTTACTGACAATTACAATACATTGCAGTATTCACGAAATATGCTGTTGTCGCTTGAAGAAATTGGTAAAGAACCTTTTGCAATAGCAGAATTTCAGAAAAATCTTGATCTTCAGCGTCAGAATATTACAGAAGCTGGAGAAAAAGAAGCTACGAAAAATATACTCGCTCATTTTTCAGATTTAAAAAATGATAAAGAAAATTTAAGTTTGCATTCAGCCATTCGAAAAGATATTGCAGAATTGATGCAGCTGAATATGAATGCCATCCAAATTAAAAGCGGAATTGCCAATACAACCGCACAAAATGCAATTGCCGTTATTTCTATTGCAGGAACTTTATGTTTTTTGATTGCATTTATTTTGATGGTGAATCTTCCTGCCAATATTTCAAATCCGATCCGTGAATTGACTTCGAGTATTCATCAGATCGCCAATCAGAATTACAGAGAGCGGGTACAGTTTGAAAGCAACAGCGAATTTGGTGAACTGGCGAGATCTTTTAATACAATGGCTGAAAAACTTCAGGAATATTCTGAAAGTAGAATTGATAAAATTTTAAAAGGTAAAAAACGCATCGAGACTTTGATTGACAATATGCACGATGCTGTAATAGGAATTGATGAAAACAGAAAAGTTCTTTTTGTAAATGATGAAGCCTTAAAAATTTCTGGTCTTAAAAAAGAAAACTTTGTGGGTAGGCTGATTCAGGATGTTGCTGTGAGTAATGATTTGGTGCGTGATCTTATTAACGAAATCATCAATCCGGATGCAGAGAAAAATCCTGCAGAATTATTGAAAATTTTTGTGGAAGGAAAAGAAAATTATTTCGAAAAAGAAATCTTAGATATCAATGTGATCCCTACCGGTGAAAATGACAGCCGTTTTATTGGTCAGGTTATTATGCTTAGAAATATTACACCATTTAAAGAGCTTGATCTTGCTAAAACCCGTTTTATAGGAACCGTTTCTCATGAATTTAAAACTCCTATTTCTTCAATACAAATGGGATTACAATTATTGGAAAATGAAAAAATTGGAAGCCTTAATGAAGAACAGCAAAAATTAATTAAAGGGATTGATGAAGATACATTGCGATTGCTGAAAATTACAGGCGAACTATTAAATGTAGCTCAATTGGAAACCGGCGTAAGTCAATTGAATATTCGTCCGTTTAAGATTAATGAAATGCTTGAAGAGGTTATTAAAACCAATAGATCTGCAGCAGATAAAAGACAAATTTCTATGATTACTGATATAGATTCAGACCTAGATATCATCAATGCTGATCAGGAAAAGACTTTATGGGTTCTCAATAATATTGTTTCTAATGCAATCCGCTATTCTTACGAACAGTCAACCGTCACTATAAAAGTTGAGAAGATTTATTCTGATCATGTGAAATTTTCTGTTGAAGATCAAGGTTTAGGGATTGATGAGCAATATCTGAAACATATTTTCACAAGATATTTTCGGGTTCCCGGAACAAAAGCGGAAGGAACAGGTTTAGGACTCAGCATCAGTAAAGAATTTATTGAAGCACAACGTGGAAGCATTGCTGTAGAAAGCGAAGTAGGAAAGGGGAGTGTATTCAGTTTTATTTTAAAAAATTAA
- a CDS encoding histidine kinase: protein MNESRKSAEEFLQLINSSKRGKLKIYIGMSAGVGKTYRMLQEAHVLLQNGIDVKIGYVETHNRKETHDLLEGLPIIPRRKLFYKGKELDELDVPAIIVLRPEIVIIDELAHTNIEGSKNKKRWQDVFEILDAGINVISAVNIQHLESLNDEVKTVTGIEVTERIPDTVLASADEVVNIDLTADELITRLKEGKIYDKSKISSALDNFFKNENILQLRELALKEVASQVTRKVETEVITGKTLRKEKFLACISSNETTAKNVIRKTARLASYYNSQWFLLYVQVPRESADRIALNKQRHLINNFKLATELGAEIIKIQSKNIAMTIMEQCEERKITTVCIGKPHLDIWRIILATDTFNSLLKRLSKQNVDLVILS, encoded by the coding sequence ATGAATGAATCACGAAAATCAGCGGAAGAGTTTCTGCAGTTAATTAACAGTTCAAAACGGGGTAAACTGAAAATTTACATCGGGATGAGTGCAGGTGTAGGAAAAACCTACAGAATGCTGCAGGAAGCTCATGTGCTTCTTCAAAACGGGATTGATGTAAAAATTGGCTATGTAGAAACGCACAATCGTAAAGAAACTCACGATTTGTTGGAAGGTCTTCCGATCATTCCCAGAAGAAAGTTATTTTACAAAGGAAAAGAGCTCGATGAGCTCGATGTTCCGGCGATTATCGTATTGCGTCCTGAGATTGTTATTATTGACGAATTGGCTCATACCAATATTGAAGGAAGCAAAAACAAAAAAAGATGGCAGGATGTTTTTGAGATTTTAGACGCAGGAATTAACGTTATCAGCGCTGTAAACATCCAACATTTAGAAAGTCTAAACGATGAGGTGAAAACGGTGACGGGAATTGAAGTTACCGAAAGAATTCCTGATACCGTTTTGGCTTCTGCCGATGAGGTTGTAAACATCGATCTTACAGCCGATGAATTGATTACCAGATTAAAAGAAGGGAAAATTTACGATAAAAGTAAAATTTCTTCAGCATTAGATAATTTTTTTAAAAATGAAAATATTCTTCAGCTTCGTGAGTTGGCGTTGAAGGAAGTTGCATCGCAGGTAACCAGAAAAGTAGAGACCGAAGTTATAACCGGAAAAACTTTAAGGAAAGAAAAATTCCTTGCATGTATCAGTTCAAACGAAACAACGGCTAAAAATGTGATCAGAAAAACGGCGAGACTGGCAAGTTATTACAACAGTCAGTGGTTTTTACTATATGTGCAAGTTCCTCGTGAATCGGCTGATAGAATTGCACTTAACAAGCAAAGACATTTGATCAATAATTTTAAACTGGCTACCGAATTAGGCGCAGAAATCATAAAGATTCAAAGTAAAAATATTGCAATGACGATTATGGAGCAGTGCGAAGAACGTAAAATTACAACCGTATGTATCGGCAAACCACATCTGGATATCTGGAGAATTATTTTGGCTACAGATACTTTTAATTCCTTACTCAAAAGACTTTCAAAACAGAACGTAGATTTAGTAATTTTGTCGTAA
- a CDS encoding porin, translating to MKKILFVLLAVCGITASAQNDSINKPLTIGGYAEVYYTADFNNPKNNNRPGFVYSHNRNNEVNVNLAYIKTAYNTENVRANLALAVGTYMNANYAAEQGVMKNVYEANAGLKISKKHNLWIDAGIFPSHLGFESAVGKDNWTLTRSLFADNSPYFETGAKISYTSESGKWFVSGLLLNGWQRIQRVDGNSTPAFGHQLVFKPNEKLTINSSSFIGNDKPDSIRQMRYFHNLYAVYQINKKLGITAGFDIGAEQKAKGSDQYTIWYTPVLIAKYNAIDKLSFTARGEYYQDEKGVIISTGTENGFKTFGYSFNADYQIFPNLVWRTEIRNLNSKDAIFMKRTDEFNKNSLTATTALAISF from the coding sequence ATGAAAAAAATACTTTTTGTTTTGTTAGCAGTATGCGGAATTACGGCATCTGCACAAAACGATTCAATCAATAAACCACTTACAATAGGCGGATACGCTGAAGTTTATTACACAGCAGATTTTAATAATCCTAAAAACAATAACCGACCAGGATTTGTATACAGCCACAATCGAAATAACGAAGTGAACGTGAATTTAGCCTATATAAAAACTGCTTACAACACCGAAAATGTACGAGCTAATCTGGCTCTCGCTGTGGGAACTTACATGAATGCAAATTATGCAGCCGAACAAGGCGTGATGAAAAATGTTTATGAAGCTAATGCGGGTTTAAAGATCTCCAAAAAACATAATCTATGGATCGATGCCGGAATTTTCCCATCGCATTTAGGTTTTGAAAGTGCGGTAGGAAAAGATAACTGGACACTTACCCGAAGTCTTTTTGCTGACAATTCTCCTTATTTCGAAACGGGTGCAAAAATTTCTTATACTTCTGAAAGTGGGAAATGGTTTGTTAGTGGTTTGTTACTCAACGGTTGGCAAAGAATTCAGAGAGTTGACGGAAATTCTACTCCTGCATTCGGTCATCAGTTGGTATTTAAACCAAACGAAAAATTGACCATTAACAGCAGTTCTTTCATAGGAAATGATAAACCCGATAGTATTCGCCAAATGCGATATTTCCACAATCTGTATGCGGTATATCAAATCAATAAAAAATTGGGTATTACTGCAGGTTTTGACATCGGAGCCGAACAAAAAGCAAAAGGAAGCGACCAGTATACTATTTGGTACACGCCAGTTTTAATTGCAAAATACAATGCTATAGATAAATTGAGTTTTACAGCAAGAGGAGAATATTATCAGGATGAAAAAGGAGTAATCATTTCTACAGGTACAGAAAATGGTTTCAAAACTTTCGGATATTCTTTCAATGCAGACTATCAGATTTTTCCAAATCTTGTCTGGCGAACAGAAATAAGAAATTTAAACAGTAAAGATGCTATCTTTATGAAAAGAACAGATGAGTTTAATAAAAACAGTTTGACGGCAACTACAGCTTTGGCAATTTCATTTTAA
- a CDS encoding K(+)-transporting ATPase subunit C encodes MKTHILPAIKLTALCIILLAIIYPVSIWAIAQLSPNRGKGDLITHNNKTYYANIAQSFTSDKYFWSRPSSVDYNAAGSGGSNKGPSNEEYLKQVQARIDTFMMKNPGIAKSEIPADLVTASGSGLDPNISVQAAKIQAKRIAKSRNLYEREINNLIAEHTEKPLIGLFGPEKINVLELNIALDQLSGK; translated from the coding sequence ATGAAAACACATATTTTACCAGCAATAAAACTGACTGCTTTGTGCATCATCCTTCTTGCAATTATTTATCCGGTTTCTATTTGGGCAATTGCTCAGCTTTCACCTAATCGTGGAAAAGGAGATTTGATTACTCATAATAACAAAACCTATTATGCGAATATCGCACAGTCTTTTACCAGCGACAAATATTTTTGGTCAAGACCTTCTTCGGTAGATTACAATGCTGCAGGTTCTGGAGGAAGCAACAAAGGTCCATCAAATGAAGAGTATTTAAAACAAGTTCAGGCTCGTATCGATACCTTTATGATGAAAAACCCCGGAATTGCAAAGTCAGAAATCCCTGCAGATCTGGTGACCGCAAGTGGAAGTGGACTTGACCCAAATATCTCGGTACAAGCTGCAAAAATTCAGGCAAAAAGAATTGCTAAAAGCAGAAATCTGTATGAAAGAGAAATCAATAATCTCATCGCTGAACATACAGAAAAACCATTGATTGGACTATTTGGTCCTGAAAAAATCAATGTTCTTGAATTGAATATCGCATTAGACCAATTAAGCGGAAAATAA
- the kdpB gene encoding potassium-transporting ATPase subunit KdpB, whose amino-acid sequence MTQNKSLFQKELVQEALKQSFVKLNPKPMFKNPVMFLVWLGTLVMFFVSIWTLTGEKSQGSFAYNFTVFIILLLTVLFGNFAEAIAEARGKAQADSLRKTREETPAKLQNGQTISSSKLQKGDVFVCEAGDIIPSDGEIIEGLATIDESAITGESAPVIREAGGDKSSVTGGTKVLSDKIVVQVTTQPGESFLDKMIALVEGASRQKTPNEIALTILLAGFTLVFIIVCVTLKPFADYSNVTITIASFISLFVCLIPTTIGGLLSAIGIAGMDRALRANVITKSGRAVETAGDIDVLLLDKTGTITIGNRKATSFYPAHQVDEKQLIKAAVLSSMADETPEGKSIIELAGINPLSYEINNPQFIKFTAETRSSGIDFDETRIRKGATDAIRKISEAAGNTFPQEIDLKVKEISQNGGTPLVVSENEKVLGVIELQDIIKPGISERFDRLRKMGIKTVMVTGDNPLTAKFIAEKAGVDDFIAEAKPEDKMNYIKKEQTEGRLVAMMGDGTNDAPALAQADVGVAMNSGTQAAKEAGNMVDLDNDPTKLIEVVEIGKQLLMTRGTLTTFSIANDVAKYFAIIPALFITAIPTLQGLNIMNLHSPESAILSAVIFNAIIIPILIPLALKGVAYKPIGASALLRRNLFIFGLGGVVIPFIGIKIIDLVVSLFF is encoded by the coding sequence ATGACTCAAAATAAATCTTTGTTTCAAAAAGAATTGGTTCAGGAAGCACTGAAACAGTCTTTTGTGAAGCTGAATCCTAAACCGATGTTTAAAAACCCTGTCATGTTTCTTGTATGGCTAGGTACATTGGTGATGTTTTTCGTAAGTATCTGGACTTTGACAGGAGAAAAATCTCAGGGAAGTTTTGCATACAATTTTACGGTTTTCATCATTCTTTTATTGACCGTTCTGTTTGGAAACTTTGCTGAAGCAATTGCCGAAGCGAGAGGAAAAGCCCAAGCAGACAGTCTTCGTAAAACCAGAGAAGAAACCCCTGCAAAACTGCAGAATGGGCAAACCATTTCTTCATCTAAATTACAGAAAGGAGATGTTTTTGTTTGTGAAGCCGGAGATATTATCCCTTCAGACGGAGAAATCATTGAAGGTCTTGCTACAATAGATGAAAGTGCAATTACTGGAGAATCTGCTCCTGTAATTCGTGAAGCGGGTGGTGATAAAAGTTCTGTAACTGGAGGTACAAAAGTTTTGTCCGACAAAATTGTTGTACAGGTAACTACACAGCCGGGAGAAAGCTTTTTAGATAAAATGATTGCTTTGGTAGAAGGTGCTTCCAGACAAAAAACTCCAAACGAAATTGCATTGACCATTCTACTGGCAGGTTTTACATTGGTGTTTATCATTGTTTGCGTAACGTTAAAACCGTTCGCCGATTATTCTAATGTAACAATTACAATTGCATCATTTATTTCTCTTTTTGTATGTCTGATTCCAACAACTATTGGCGGATTATTGTCTGCGATCGGAATTGCCGGAATGGACAGAGCTTTGAGAGCAAACGTGATTACAAAAAGTGGTAGAGCAGTAGAAACAGCAGGAGATATTGACGTTTTACTTTTAGATAAAACCGGTACAATTACCATAGGAAACCGTAAAGCAACAAGTTTTTATCCGGCTCATCAGGTTGATGAAAAGCAATTGATAAAAGCAGCTGTTTTGAGTTCAATGGCAGATGAAACTCCTGAAGGAAAATCGATTATTGAATTGGCAGGAATTAATCCTTTAAGCTATGAAATAAACAACCCTCAATTTATCAAATTTACTGCAGAAACCAGAAGCTCAGGAATTGATTTTGATGAAACCCGCATTAGAAAAGGAGCAACAGATGCTATCAGAAAAATATCTGAAGCAGCTGGAAACACTTTCCCACAAGAAATAGATTTAAAGGTTAAAGAAATTTCTCAAAATGGTGGAACGCCATTGGTGGTTTCAGAAAATGAAAAAGTTTTGGGAGTTATTGAACTTCAGGATATTATCAAACCCGGAATCAGCGAACGTTTTGACCGTCTAAGAAAAATGGGTATTAAAACCGTAATGGTTACTGGAGATAACCCGCTTACCGCAAAATTTATCGCAGAAAAAGCCGGAGTTGATGATTTTATCGCAGAAGCAAAACCTGAAGATAAGATGAATTACATCAAGAAAGAACAAACTGAAGGTCGTTTAGTTGCGATGATGGGAGACGGTACCAATGATGCTCCCGCTTTAGCTCAGGCAGATGTGGGTGTTGCAATGAACAGTGGAACTCAGGCTGCAAAAGAAGCCGGAAATATGGTTGATTTGGATAACGATCCTACAAAATTAATTGAAGTTGTAGAAATTGGTAAACAATTGCTGATGACGAGAGGAACATTAACGACATTCAGTATTGCCAATGACGTTGCCAAATATTTTGCGATTATTCCTGCATTATTTATTACCGCAATTCCTACATTACAAGGTTTAAATATTATGAATCTTCACAGCCCGGAAAGTGCAATTTTATCTGCGGTAATCTTCAATGCGATCATCATTCCGATATTGATCCCATTGGCTCTGAAAGGGGTTGCTTATAAGCCAATCGGTGCATCGGCTTTGTTAAGACGTAATCTATTCATCTTCGGATTGGGTGGTGTGGTAATTCCATTTATCGGTATTAAAATTATAGACCTCGTCGTTTCCTTATTTTTCTAA
- the kdpA gene encoding potassium-transporting ATPase subunit KdpA has translation MNTEILGVVAMFLITLLLAIPFGKYISKVYTGEKTFLDPVFKPVERFFYKISGINPDHEMNWKQHLVALLTINFLWFFMSMLILMNMSWLPLNPDANPDMSPDLAFNTTISFLVNCNLQHYSGETGMSYLGQIWLMFLQFVSAATGMAASIVIFKAFRERSTTKLGNFYDYLLRSTTRILLPLSFLMGAVMVFQGMPMTFSGKDKMITLEGKNVEVSTGPVAAFVPIKHVGTNGGGFFGANGAHPLENPTYFTNMVEMFAQFIIPMAMVFAFGHFIRRKKFGYMIFGVMTVGFLLLAVPTVIMEMNGNPAISQMGIDQSLGAMEGKEIRFGSAASGFWSIVTTVISTGSINSMHDSAMPLSGMTQMLAMMVNAFYGGDGAGILNIFIYIILAVFISGLMVGRTPEFMGKKIEAREMKIAMIVALFHPFLILVGTAIAAYFPEVGTSTLNNPGFHGFSEVLYEYTSSAANNGSGFEGLGDNNPFWNISTGIVLLLGRFLPIIGPVAIAGLLAQKKYIPEGEGTLKTDTSTFGLMTFAVIAIIAALAFFPALALGPIAEYFSTK, from the coding sequence ATGAACACTGAAATCTTAGGCGTTGTAGCGATGTTTTTAATAACATTACTATTGGCGATACCTTTTGGAAAGTATATTTCAAAAGTCTACACAGGAGAAAAAACCTTTCTTGATCCTGTTTTCAAACCCGTAGAAAGGTTTTTCTACAAAATATCAGGAATTAATCCTGATCATGAAATGAATTGGAAGCAACATTTAGTAGCACTCTTAACCATCAATTTCTTATGGTTTTTTATGAGCATGCTGATTTTAATGAATATGAGCTGGCTTCCGCTCAATCCAGACGCAAATCCTGATATGTCGCCGGATTTAGCCTTCAATACAACAATCTCTTTCTTGGTCAACTGTAATTTGCAGCATTATTCTGGAGAAACCGGAATGAGTTATCTGGGGCAAATATGGCTGATGTTTCTTCAATTTGTTTCCGCAGCAACAGGAATGGCGGCCTCAATAGTTATTTTTAAAGCTTTCAGAGAAAGATCCACTACAAAGCTTGGAAATTTTTACGATTATTTACTTAGATCTACGACCAGAATTTTACTACCTCTTTCATTTTTAATGGGGGCAGTAATGGTATTTCAGGGAATGCCGATGACCTTTAGCGGAAAAGATAAAATGATCACGCTAGAAGGTAAAAATGTAGAGGTTTCTACAGGACCGGTTGCAGCATTTGTTCCTATAAAACACGTCGGAACCAATGGTGGAGGTTTTTTTGGAGCTAACGGAGCACATCCTTTAGAAAATCCCACTTACTTTACCAATATGGTTGAGATGTTTGCCCAATTTATCATTCCGATGGCGATGGTTTTTGCATTTGGACATTTTATCCGCAGAAAAAAATTCGGATACATGATCTTTGGAGTCATGACGGTTGGTTTTCTTTTGTTGGCTGTACCAACGGTTATTATGGAAATGAATGGTAATCCTGCGATCAGTCAGATGGGGATTGATCAGTCATTAGGCGCAATGGAAGGTAAAGAAATTCGTTTCGGATCGGCTGCTTCAGGTTTTTGGAGTATTGTAACTACGGTTATTTCTACCGGATCTATCAATTCAATGCATGACAGTGCGATGCCACTGTCAGGAATGACTCAAATGCTTGCAATGATGGTGAATGCTTTCTATGGCGGCGACGGAGCAGGTATTCTGAATATCTTCATCTACATTATTCTTGCAGTTTTCATCAGCGGATTGATGGTAGGTCGTACTCCGGAATTTATGGGTAAAAAAATTGAAGCCCGTGAAATGAAAATTGCGATGATTGTAGCGTTATTTCATCCGTTTCTTATTCTCGTAGGAACTGCAATAGCTGCTTATTTTCCGGAAGTCGGAACTTCTACACTCAATAATCCAGGATTTCATGGTTTTAGTGAAGTATTGTATGAATATACATCTTCTGCTGCCAACAACGGGAGTGGTTTTGAAGGTTTAGGCGATAATAACCCTTTTTGGAATATTTCTACAGGAATTGTCTTGCTGTTGGGTCGTTTCTTACCAATTATCGGACCTGTAGCAATTGCAGGATTATTAGCTCAGAAAAAATATATTCCAGAAGGTGAAGGAACTTTAAAAACAGATACTTCAACATTTGGACTCATGACTTTTGCTGTGATTGCTATTATTGCAGCACTCGCTTTCTTCCCTGCATTGGCTTTAGGACCGATTGCAGAATATTTTTCGACGAAATAA
- a CDS encoding potassium-transporting ATPase subunit F, whose product MTILFLISIAIFIYICYVLVKPEKF is encoded by the coding sequence ATGACCATTCTATTTCTTATTTCAATAGCCATATTCATTTATATCTGCTATGTGCTTGTAAAACCAGAAAAATTTTAA
- a CDS encoding DUF7674 family protein: protein MLNKINRFTAVEYLKVFFPAVRREIVKLSEQNNFPGVVQVTVDDIKVLTEKSNVQKINISIKRMYWIYKNGNSYIRYIIENLFVRSFGNLRKNLKPQQWKFLYQEIPKDFRTVYSEQTKKDQNLKF from the coding sequence ATGTTGAATAAAATAAACAGATTTACCGCTGTAGAATATCTGAAAGTATTTTTTCCAGCGGTTCGAAGAGAGATTGTAAAGCTTTCTGAGCAAAACAATTTTCCAGGAGTAGTGCAGGTTACAGTAGATGATATTAAAGTTCTTACAGAAAAATCAAACGTACAGAAGATTAATATTTCAATCAAAAGAATGTACTGGATTTATAAAAATGGGAATTCCTACATCAGATACATTATAGAAAATCTTTTTGTACGCTCATTCGGAAATCTGAGAAAAAATCTGAAACCTCAACAATGGAAATTTCTCTATCAGGAAATTCCAAAAGATTTTAGAACCGTGTACAGCGAACAAACAAAAAAAGATCAAAATTTAAAATTTTAA
- a CDS encoding DUF7674 family protein, with translation MNHTDAVREIIKLIPESQEEFKDSYKTKTPFMVISVFTKQIKKLIKDHDQKILMKSITKMNLLYSKGDQALKNAIENIFVYSLDNLTFCCEPSYKDLIFAKMSPTLQNNYLRQVYKSGI, from the coding sequence ATGAATCATACAGATGCCGTAAGAGAAATCATAAAATTGATTCCTGAATCTCAGGAAGAGTTTAAAGATTCTTACAAAACAAAAACGCCGTTTATGGTAATCAGTGTTTTCACCAAACAAATCAAAAAACTGATAAAAGATCATGATCAGAAAATTCTGATGAAATCGATCACCAAGATGAATCTGCTTTACAGCAAAGGAGATCAGGCATTAAAAAACGCTATCGAAAACATTTTTGTTTACTCTTTAGACAATCTTACGTTTTGCTGCGAACCATCATACAAAGACTTGATTTTCGCAAAAATGTCACCGACTCTGCAAAACAACTATCTACGTCAGGTTTATAAATCAGGAATTTAA
- a CDS encoding sigma-54-dependent transcriptional regulator, whose translation MNTILIIDDEAKIRSLLSRIISLEGFEVFEASNLKSGLKKLETLEIDIVICDVKLPDGNGVEFSRTVKEKFATVEIILLTAFGNIPDGVLAIKNGAFDYITKGDDNTRILPLVYKAAEKVALNKRVLQLEKQLDTKQSFDSIIGKSDSFSAAISSAQKVAVTDATVLLTGETGTGKEVFAQAIHHASKRNKKNFIAINCSAFGKDLLENELFGHKAGAFTGALKDSKGIFEEANQGTVFLDEIGEMPLDLQAKLLRVLESGEFLKVGDSKPTKTDVRIIAATNRDLEAEIEKGSFREDLYYRINIFQIKLPSLRERIADIELLVKFFLKSFSLKTGKNISSVSSDYLKALKNHPWKGNIRELRNVIERSVILTDSPEIGIESLPIDISVYGSDKDSPQTKIMSAFSMASAEKMQIQKVLNHTKGNKTEAARLLEIGIATLYRKVEEYKIS comes from the coding sequence TTGAATACTATTTTAATTATCGACGATGAAGCCAAAATAAGATCGCTTCTGTCACGCATCATCAGTCTTGAAGGGTTTGAAGTTTTCGAAGCCAGTAATCTGAAAAGTGGTTTAAAAAAACTCGAAACTTTAGAAATTGATATTGTGATTTGCGATGTTAAACTTCCCGATGGAAATGGAGTAGAATTTTCCCGAACAGTTAAAGAGAAGTTTGCTACCGTTGAAATTATTCTTTTAACAGCATTTGGAAACATTCCCGATGGTGTTCTTGCTATCAAAAATGGCGCTTTCGATTATATTACAAAAGGCGACGACAATACCCGCATTCTTCCTTTGGTTTATAAAGCTGCAGAAAAAGTAGCGCTTAACAAAAGAGTTTTACAGCTTGAGAAACAATTAGATACCAAACAATCTTTCGATAGTATTATTGGTAAATCAGATTCGTTTTCTGCTGCAATTTCTTCTGCTCAGAAAGTTGCGGTGACAGATGCTACCGTTCTTTTGACAGGGGAAACAGGTACAGGAAAAGAGGTTTTTGCTCAGGCAATTCATCACGCCAGTAAAAGAAATAAGAAAAATTTTATTGCGATCAACTGTTCTGCTTTTGGAAAAGATTTATTGGAAAACGAATTGTTTGGTCACAAAGCAGGCGCTTTTACGGGTGCTCTTAAAGACAGTAAAGGTATTTTTGAGGAAGCCAATCAGGGAACTGTTTTTCTGGATGAAATAGGTGAAATGCCATTAGATTTGCAGGCAAAGTTATTGCGTGTTTTAGAATCCGGAGAGTTTCTGAAAGTAGGAGACAGTAAACCTACGAAAACCGATGTAAGAATTATTGCAGCCACCAACAGAGATCTGGAAGCTGAAATCGAAAAAGGAAGTTTCCGTGAAGATTTATATTACAGAATCAATATTTTTCAAATAAAACTACCTTCATTGCGGGAAAGAATTGCTGATATTGAATTATTGGTTAAATTTTTCCTGAAAAGTTTTTCACTTAAAACAGGAAAAAATATTAGTTCGGTATCATCGGACTATTTAAAAGCATTAAAAAACCATCCTTGGAAAGGTAATATTCGTGAGCTTCGAAACGTTATTGAACGAAGCGTTATTCTTACAGATTCTCCTGAGATAGGAATAGAGAGTCTTCCAATAGATATTTCAGTATACGGCAGTGATAAAGATTCTCCACAGACCAAAATAATGTCTGCGTTTTCTATGGCAAGTGCCGAAAAAATGCAGATACAGAAAGTCCTCAATCATACCAAAGGTAATAAAACCGAAGCAGCACGATTACTGGAAATCGGTATTGCAACTTTGTACAGAAAAGTAGAAGAGTACAAAATTTCGTAA